The nucleotide window GACTGCGGATGATACATTCCTATCATTTCCCGCAGCAACTCTTCTCTGCGTGGATCTCTTTTCTCTCTTGTCATTTTTTTCAACTCCCATTTTTTATTATATTACTTTTTGAGAGTTTACACAAACCATTTTACACTGTCAATTAATTACTCAACATATATCTGCCGGAACCTACTATATAAAAGCTTATAGTGTTACCGGTTACAACCCAATGGAAGCTTATACCCTTAGGGTTAAGCAATACTCATCTAACATTTCAGTATCAAAGCAGAGTCAGACTATTCCTTCATCTCCATCTATACTATCTTCTGGATTAGTTGACACTTCAAATAGCAGAATGGAGTATGAAGTTACCATTGAAGCAACATATACTGCTCCCGCTTCTACAGAGATAACATTCGGATTTGAGAACATAAATACATCAACACAAAAGCTTGTATCTAGCAATAATGTTACAGTATATGCTGATTCGAACAATACAGCAACAGCCACAGCAATATATCATGTACTTGGCACGTCAAATTTAACTCCTGTAGTCACAGTATCCGTTTATGGTACACAAAGTGCATTATATGAGCCAACAATTAACATAACAACAAGCGCTTCATATGATTCTACTTTTTTAATATCTGGATATGTGACTGCATTAGAATCTGATCCAAGCTTTTCTTCATCAAGTGTTCAAATTACTGCTAATATATATCAGACGTCAAACACTGAAGTGCTTATACTGCCTAAGAAGTTCGTTGATGCGATAAATTGCGAGGGAGACGGAAGACTGACTGATGGAAGATATGTACATTATAATTCGACAAACAATTATACAATTTATCCATCTGATTGGCATGTGTCAGGAGCAGCAGGGAAATATCTAATACCATTTGAGTCTTGCGCAGTAGATCCATCGCACATTATAATGCGTAATAGTACTCAAAAGTATGCAAACATATTTATTAGTGGAGTAAATTGTTATTTAACTGCTCTTGATACAGGTTCCGCAATAAACGATTATATTATTGATGTGTATTGCGGAGCAATTACATATGATCAACTTAATGCATATAGCTGGGGTATGTCCCAGCAAAACGTCACCCTCAACAGTATATATTCTTATTAATGTTAGCAAAATATTATAAATCAAATCATATTGGAGGATGTTATGAACAAAAAAATAATTACGGCAGCTTTTGCGCTGACAATCGCGCTTATGCTCACAGTTACAACTTTTGCAATAGGCAATACCATAAATATCATTCCAGAAGATTATGAAATAGATAAAAGTGTTTTAAGCAGCGAGTCTTATAAGAATAGCCTGAACGCCTCTGATCCGGATCTTACGGTAGTAATGGCGAACGGTAAAGAGATATGGTACAGAAGCAAAAAGGTGGAAGAAGCGCTTGTACCCGGCACGTGGTACTATGCCGACGGCATGTACACCGACATACCGGTAATGGATGAAAACAATTTTCCGTCATACTACAACACGGAGTATTTTGCGAAGTTCAATACCGAAATCAACGGATACAAGGTTAGGTTTATCAAAAATGACGTAACCGAGAGCTTCATTATATATCTCGAAAATCTCGAAACAGGCGAAATGACCGCGTTCTTTAAGCCGTTTATGATGTTATGGGGCGTTCGGGATTTAAAATTTCTTGATACTGGTGAAATACTTCTAGTTACGAACAGCGCCCGTGGATGGCTTGATATCACAGTATACGACCCGGCGGAGGGAAAGCTTATTTGCGACACGACGGGAATGCGTGTTTCTGACTACTGCATTAACAGCGAGGGAGAATTCTATTTTGTCGCGGAGTCCATCGTGTATGACAAATCCTGCAATCCGTCTGCCGTGTTCGCCGCAACCGGAACAGCGTATGACCTGTCAGTTGAAAACGGAATGGCCTTGGCAAAAATACGGAACATGACCGAGGACGATTCTCCGGACTCTGAGGTCAAAACCGCGTTGGCCGCCAAGAAATAAGTAAACAACAGCTTTGCCGATATCTCCGTTATTCCCCGGCAAGACGGCTTCACGGTTATGAGGCGTAAAAAGCGCAGGGATTATTAAAACGGCAATTAAATAATTCTTGTCTTATAAGAGATAAAAGCTCATATATAACAGAGCTTTTTCTCATTTAAACAGTAATTATTTAAATACCGAGTTAATAATTCCCTCGCTTATAAAATAATGAGCCTTGATAATACGGTTTTATTAACGAAAGGATTCTTATTCATGAAAAAGGTAAGATTCGGTGTATGTTGTTTTAAAGCGGCGGCGTTTTTAATTGCCTTGTCATTTGCTATACCGCTGTTTTCCTCCTGCGAAAAAGGATATCTAAATTTTGAAGGAAAGACGAACCCAGAATCAACATACACCGGAGCAAATGTAGACGGAGATATAAATTTTGAGAAAAAGATGAACACCAGCCTTGAATCGCTTGAAGCGCTTCTGGTCAGGGAGAACGAGCTGCATCCCAATCCGGAAAACGAAAAAATCCGCGGACTTTTCAACGAAGATTTATCTGCGCTTTGCGAAGCAGGGGCATCCTGCGACAGTGAAGAGCTTTTAAATAACTATAAACTCACGCCCGAAAAGCTAAGTGGCCTTATTAATAAGCTTATGAACCTCAGCGGAGCAAAGGGAGACAGTATTTCTGCAGAATACAACTCCGATGAGATAGCGGACATATTATTGAAGTTAAAAGAAAAAAAGAATTTTAAGAAAATATGCGCCGAAGTATTCGGAAAACTGTCGTATACAAAAACAACCCTGTTTCTAAACTATATACAAAAAAGCGATATAAATGAGGAACAGAAAAAGATGTTTTACGGCCTGTTCCTTGACAGTGTTCCGGAAAGCGACTGCTTTGTAAACGAAACGGAAAATGTTTTTACATACAACCTTCCGATAGAATCAGACGGAAGCTTTAATACGTTTTTATTCCGCAAGGATATGAACTGCATTTATGACCTCGGTTATCATGCGCAGAAGGCGATGTACGATTTTTACGGCGACTGCGCTCTCGTGCCGCTGATGTCGAGGCATTTCGCACAATATGTAATGCTACGCTTTTTTTCTGGATTCTGGTATAAAATTTAATGCGGTCACTCCGACCGTGTGTTATATCAAATCCTCATACCGTATAACAGAGCGTCCGAGAGATAAAAGCAAGCGTCTGTAAACATTTTTTATTCCGGTGCTTGATTTCTCATCAAAAACATATTATAATAACAGAAATTGAATACAATAAAGGCATTGACGAGGAGAAGTACATACTTATCCGATGCATAGAGAGAAGGTGGACGGTGTAAACCTTCATGAAGAAAGTATGGAAGTAGCCTCTGAGCTGTGAACCGAACGGGAACATAATTTCCCAGTAGACTTCAACGGAATTTCCACCGTCATAGGGAAAACGATATCGGATATGCTGCGGCTTTTATTAAGCCAACAATAAAATATACCTCAAACAATTATTTTGTTGCTGATTAATAATACAGACGCTGATATCCCGCATCGGTTAAGAGCAGGAGAGAAATCTTCTGAATTTAGGTGGTACCACGGACTGATGTTCGCCCTAAAGTAAATGATTACTTTAGGGCGTTTTTATTGTGTTCGATTAATTATTTTTACGGAGGTATCACATGGAGAAGGATTACAGTTTTCAAACAATCGAAAAACAAATGCAGGAATTTTGGGAAGCCGAACACATTTACAAATTCGACCCAAATAAAAAAAGAGAGATATATTCTATCGACACACCGCCGCCCACAGTCAGCGGCAGCCTGCATATCGGTCATATTTTTTCATACACTCAGGCAGAAATGATAGCAAGATTTCGCAGAATGCAGGGTTATAATGTCTTTTATCCTTTTGGGTTTGATGATAACGGACTGCCGACAGAACGGCTCGTTGAGCGTGACGAGGGTGTCATAGCAAAAAATATGCCACGAAGCGACTTCATTCTGAAATGTATTTCTACAACTAAAAAAAATGAAAGCGAATTTAAAAGCATGTGGAGATCGCTCGGCTTTTCCGTCGACTGGTCTCTGCAATATGAAACAATCAGCCCAGCAGTCAGGAAAATATCGCAGGAATTATTTTTGGAGCTTGTGAAACAGAAAAAAGCATATTCAAAGGAATCGCCCGTTTTGTGGTGCACGGAATGTCAAACCTCCATCGCGCAGGCGGAGCTTGATACAAAGGACATCGATTCAACCTTCAACTATATTCCATTTACAGTTGACGGAGATATTATCGAGGTCGCAACAACCCGCCCGGAGCTGCTTTACGGATGTGTTTGCCTGTTTGTCAATCCGGAGGACAAGCGTTATTCCAAATTTATCGGCAAATCCGCGCGTGTTCCGCTTTATAACTATAATATACCGATTATGACGGATAAAAAAGTCAGCCTTGATAAAGGAACGGGAGCGGTCATGTGCGCCACCTTTGGAGACAGCACAGATGCCGAATGGACAGAAGAGTATAGTCTTCCGTATCGTAAAATCATTTTACCTGACGGCTTTATTGACAAAAGCGTTCCGTTTATCGGCGGAATGAAAACAACTGCCGCAAGAAAAGAAATCATCAGGCTGCTTTTCGAAAAGGGGCTGCTTATAAAATCAGAAAGCATCACTCACACAGTGGCCGTCCATGAACGCTGCGGAAAGGAAATTGAAATCATTCCGTCTCGTCAGTGGTATATTGACATTTTATTCGAAAAGGAGCGATTTCTGAAAGCGGCCGATGAAATTAACTGGTATCCCGAGCAAATGAAAAACCGTTATATCGCCTGGGTCACGAACCTCAAATGGGATTGGTGTATTTCCCGGCAGAGATATTTCGGAATACCGTTTCCCGTCTGGTACTGCAAAGGCTGCGGTAAAGCTGTCTTTGCTGATCCTGATCAGCTGCCTGTAAATCCGCTGGAGACGGAATATAATGGCAAATGTGAATGCGGATGCCGCGAGTATGTCCCGGAAAGCGCTGTTTTTGACACCTGGGCAACTTCGTCAATAACTCCGCAAATAAATGAACGTTTCGGTATTCCGCTTGTTCCGATGAGCATGAGAGCACAGGCACACGAAATTATCCGCACATGGACCTTTTATACAATAGTCAGAAGTCTTTACCATACAGGAAAGCTTCCATGGAAGGATATTATGATAAGCGGATTCGTTCTTGCAAAGAAGGGCGAGAAGATCAGCAAGTCAAAAAGCAACAGCGATTTCGCGCCGGCAAAATTGATTGCCGATAATTCCGCAGACGCTATGAGGTATTGGGCGGCAAGTGCAAGGCTCGGCACAGACACATTTTTTTCGCCGGATGATCTGTCAGCTTCAAAGAGGTTTATTACAAAGCTGTGGAACGCCTCAAAATTTGCGATTTCTCATTTGCAAAATATTGATTTATCAAAAATTCCGGAACTGCTGCCCATTGATAAATGGATAATGGCCCGCACTGATGATGCGATCATTGAAGCAACCGAATTGCTGAATGAATATGAAATCGGTTCGGCAAGGCATGAAATCGACGAACTGTTTTGGAAGGATTTTTGCGATAACTACGTCGAAATCGTAAAGGAAAGGCTGTATCGGCCCGATATTCACGGTGAAGAAGAACGAAAAAGCGGTCAGTATGCGCTTTATTATGCTTTAATCAATATCATCAAGCTGTACGCCGTTTACGTTCCGCATATCACTGAATATATCTATCAAGAGTTTTTCAGGCAATATGAAAATAAAGCATCAATTCATCTGCTGCTTTGGGAAAAGCCAAACGGAATAGATACGGAATTACTGGAGTTTGGCGACGCCTTGAAAAGCTCGATAGCCGAAATGCGTAAATACAAATCGGAGAACAAGCTTTCAATGCGGACGCAAATAGAAGCAATGAAAATTATCGCTCCGGAAAAACTTATACCCTTATTCAAAAAAAG belongs to Oscillospiraceae bacterium and includes:
- a CDS encoding valine--tRNA ligase is translated as MEKDYSFQTIEKQMQEFWEAEHIYKFDPNKKREIYSIDTPPPTVSGSLHIGHIFSYTQAEMIARFRRMQGYNVFYPFGFDDNGLPTERLVERDEGVIAKNMPRSDFILKCISTTKKNESEFKSMWRSLGFSVDWSLQYETISPAVRKISQELFLELVKQKKAYSKESPVLWCTECQTSIAQAELDTKDIDSTFNYIPFTVDGDIIEVATTRPELLYGCVCLFVNPEDKRYSKFIGKSARVPLYNYNIPIMTDKKVSLDKGTGAVMCATFGDSTDAEWTEEYSLPYRKIILPDGFIDKSVPFIGGMKTTAARKEIIRLLFEKGLLIKSESITHTVAVHERCGKEIEIIPSRQWYIDILFEKERFLKAADEINWYPEQMKNRYIAWVTNLKWDWCISRQRYFGIPFPVWYCKGCGKAVFADPDQLPVNPLETEYNGKCECGCREYVPESAVFDTWATSSITPQINERFGIPLVPMSMRAQAHEIIRTWTFYTIVRSLYHTGKLPWKDIMISGFVLAKKGEKISKSKSNSDFAPAKLIADNSADAMRYWAASARLGTDTFFSPDDLSASKRFITKLWNASKFAISHLQNIDLSKIPELLPIDKWIMARTDDAIIEATELLNEYEIGSARHEIDELFWKDFCDNYVEIVKERLYRPDIHGEEERKSGQYALYYALINIIKLYAVYVPHITEYIYQEFFRQYENKASIHLLLWEKPNGIDTELLEFGDALKSSIAEMRKYKSENKLSMRTQIEAMKIIAPEKLIPLFKKSEKDLLACSMAKSLIYVTLPEKDTRPL